A stretch of Microtus pennsylvanicus isolate mMicPen1 chromosome 5, mMicPen1.hap1, whole genome shotgun sequence DNA encodes these proteins:
- the LOC142850005 gene encoding calcium-binding protein 2 isoform X2: MALPEGPADGSLPEGDSIPSTNTPGPSQDLANPTARRRALLRELEAQVQAAYGQDRELRPEEIEELQVAFQEFDRDRDGYIGYRELGACMRTLGYMPTEMELIEISQQISGGKVDFEDFVELMGPKLLAETADMIGVRELRDAFREFDTNGDGCISVAELRAALKALLGERLSQREVDEILQDIDLNGDGLVDFEEFVRMMSR, encoded by the exons ATGGCCCTGCCTGAGGGCCCAGCAGATGGCAGCCTCCCTGAAGGGGACTCCATCCCATCCACAAACACTCCAGGACCCAGCCAGGACCTAGCCAACCCCACTGCCCGCAGGCGGGCCCTCCTCCGTGAGCTGGAGGCCCAGGTGCAGGCTGCCTATGGGCAG GACCGGGAGCTGAGACCAGAGGAGATTGAAG AGCTGCAGGTCGCCTTCCAGGAGTTTGACCGAGACCGGGATGGCTACATCGGCTACCGGGAGCTGGGTGCCTGCATGCGGACGCTGGGCTACATGCCTACAGAGATGGAGCTCATTGAGATATCACAGCAGATCA GTGGTGGGAAGGTGGATTTTGAAGATTTTGTGGAGCTGATGGGTCCCAAGCTGTTGGCAGAGACTGCAGATATGATTGGCGTGAGGGAGCTTCGAGACGCCTTCCGGGAG TTTGACACCAATGGAGATGGCTGCATCAGTGTGGCAGAGCTGCGGGCAGCCCTCAAGGCTCTGCTGGGGGAACGCCTCAGCCAGAGGGAGGTAGATGAGATACTCCAAGACATCGATCTCAATGGAGATGGCTTGGTTGACTTTGAAG AATTTGTTCGGATGATGTCTCGGTGA
- the LOC142850005 gene encoding calcium-binding protein 2 isoform X1, producing the protein MVQGPMGNCAKRPWRRGPKEHWQWPGAPLGSPSPGPSPRAEKQEGTQGYSVLGSLVGPACIFLRPSIAATQFDRELRPEEIEELQVAFQEFDRDRDGYIGYRELGACMRTLGYMPTEMELIEISQQISGGKVDFEDFVELMGPKLLAETADMIGVRELRDAFREFDTNGDGCISVAELRAALKALLGERLSQREVDEILQDIDLNGDGLVDFEEFVRMMSR; encoded by the exons ATGGTTCAGGGACCCATGGGGAACTGTGCCAAGCGGCCCTGGCGCCGGGGGCCTAAG GAACACTGGCAGTGGCCTGGAGCCCCCCTAGGGAGCCCCAGTCCCGGCCCTAGCCCCAGAGCTGAGAAGCAGGAGGGCACCCAGGGCTACTCGGTGCTTGGCAGTCTGGTGGGGCCAGCCTGCATCTTCCTTCGACCCAGCATCGCCGCCACCCAGTTC GACCGGGAGCTGAGACCAGAGGAGATTGAAG AGCTGCAGGTCGCCTTCCAGGAGTTTGACCGAGACCGGGATGGCTACATCGGCTACCGGGAGCTGGGTGCCTGCATGCGGACGCTGGGCTACATGCCTACAGAGATGGAGCTCATTGAGATATCACAGCAGATCA GTGGTGGGAAGGTGGATTTTGAAGATTTTGTGGAGCTGATGGGTCCCAAGCTGTTGGCAGAGACTGCAGATATGATTGGCGTGAGGGAGCTTCGAGACGCCTTCCGGGAG TTTGACACCAATGGAGATGGCTGCATCAGTGTGGCAGAGCTGCGGGCAGCCCTCAAGGCTCTGCTGGGGGAACGCCTCAGCCAGAGGGAGGTAGATGAGATACTCCAAGACATCGATCTCAATGGAGATGGCTTGGTTGACTTTGAAG AATTTGTTCGGATGATGTCTCGGTGA